The following proteins come from a genomic window of Miscanthus floridulus cultivar M001 chromosome 2, ASM1932011v1, whole genome shotgun sequence:
- the LOC136536360 gene encoding E3 ubiquitin-protein ligase Os03g0188200-like: protein MPRSSCGRFLAGAGQFGSIPPPPSLSPGPSTVTGSLRPACRLPGRAYPSCLPVFTGYRTHGNLRGNGRLLPFFLLLLPAADFTAVQGQGQQQQPGPGGAYYSQSFSPSAARSRRQQRGLDAAVLEFFPTMAYADVKAHKAGKGTLECAVCLSEFYDDETLRLLPKCSHVFHPDYIDTWLASHVTCLVCRDNLVPNANAPPVDDAPELQATPAQELPSTTSAPAATAAAVPAVVIFGRTSAPSRPFQVDTGARTQVWWSASENASMDESVRRSAG, encoded by the exons ATGCCCAGATCCAGCTGTGGGCGGTTCCTCGCCGGCGCCGGCCAATTCGGCTCCATCCCCCCACCTCCTTCCCTATCGCCGGGTCCCTCCACCGTCACGGGCTCCCTCCGTCCTGCCTGCCGCCTCCCCGGCCGG GCTTACCCTTCATGTCTTCCGGTTTTCACAGGATACCGAACGCACGGAAACCTCCGGGGCAATGGCCGCCTCCtgcccttcttccttctcttgctTCCTGCTGCCGATTTCACGGCGGTGCAGGGCcaagggcagcagcagcagcctggACCTGGAGGGGCATACTACTCGCAGAGCTTCAGCCCGTCAGCCGCGCGCTCGCGGCGGCAGCAGCGTGGGCTCGATGCGGCGGTGCTGGAGTTCTTCCCGACCATGGCGTACGCCGACGTGAAGGCGCACAAGGCCGGCAAGGGCACGCTCGAGTGCGCCGTCTGCCTCAGCGAGTTCTACGACGACGAGACGCTGCGCCTGCTGCCCAAGTGCTCCCACGTCTTCCACCCGGACTACATCGACACGTGGCTCGCCTCGCACGTCACCTGCCTCGTCTGCCGCGACAACCTCGTCCCGAACGCCAACGCCCCGCCGGTCGACGACGCCCCTGAGCTGCAGGCGACTCCCGCGCAGGAGCTGCCGTCGACCACGTCCGCGCCGGCGGCTACTGCTGCTGCGGTGCCAGCGGTGGTCATTTTTGGACGGACCTCCGCTCCCTCCCGGCCGTTCCAAGTGGATACAGGAGCTCGAACACAGGTCTGGTGGTCCGCTTCCGAGAACGCCTCCATGGATGAAAGTGTTAGAAGGTCAGCGGGATGA
- the LOC136538491 gene encoding uncharacterized protein, with amino-acid sequence MPPNPDPFYHSTHSLLPPRLGLCFCSASRPPRSHPPPARALAASASSFPWPLCLRALELEPELGCLSGVRSWTAATGLPPRRNRPSLHAAVEGTRREMAAEALGFMARGASGGRAAELVTRDFLGGCAGSDDARDASTRNDAVPGWVSQQKHACPATPRDLNLFPVAAAATKPCAVTTAPAAAPSPNAAGAPSASAGGATTTYHSVCTIEKVKTALERFERGKQQQSPHPHHGHHQQQHSGAGASPSSSSVTTSSVKRRGGDSSGGGVEQGDGCDSPSAGGGGGMVAAACPRCFLYVLISRSDPRCPRCESHVPAPPAPAPAVSKKPRIDLNVGYLGT; translated from the exons ATGCCTCCAAACCCCGACCCTTTTTATCACTCCACTcattccctcctccctcctcgtCTCGGGCTTTGCTTCTGCTCCGCTAGCCGGCCGCCCCGCTCACACCCTCCTCCTGCGCGAGCGCTAGCAGCAAGTGCGTCCTCCTTCCCCTGGCCTCTCTGCCTGCGCGCGCTTGAGCTTGAGCCTGAGCTGGGCTGCCTCAGCGGCGTTCGTTCGTGGACAGCTGCTACCGGCCTACCGCCAAGGCGCAATCGGCCGTCGCTGCATGCTGCGGTAGAAGGAACGAGAAGAGAGATGGCGGCCGAAGCGCTAGGGTTCATGGCGCGGGGAGCCAGCGGCGGGAGGGCGGCGGAGCTCGTCACCAGGGACTTCCTCGGCGGGTGCGCCGGCTCCGACGACGCCAGGGACGCGTCCACCAGGAATGACGCCGTG CCCGGGTGGGTGTCCCAGCAGAAGCACGCGTGCCCGGCAACGCCAAGGGACCTCAACCTGTTcccggtcgccgccgccgccacgaagCCCTGCGCGGTGACGACGGCCCCGGCGGCCGCGCCCTCGCCGAACGCGGCGGGCGCCCCCTCGGCCTCCGCGGGCGGCGCCACGACGACGTACCACAGCGTGTGCACGATCGAGAAGGTGAAGACGGCGCTGGAGCGGTTCGAGCGCGGCAAGCAGCAGCAGTCCCCCCACCCGCACCACggccaccaccagcagcagcacagCGGCGCGGGCGcgtccccgtcgtcgtcgtccgtcACCACGTCCTCCGTGAAGCGCCGCGGCGgcgacagcagcggcggcggcgtggagcaGGGCGACGGCTGCGACTCGCcctccgccggcggcggcggagggatgGTGGCCGCGGCGTGCCCCAGGTGCTTCCTGTACGTGCTCATCTCCCGGAGCGACCCGCGGTGCCCGCGGTGCGAGTCCCACGTCCCGgccccgccggcgccggcgccggccgtcAGCAAGAAGCCGCGGATCGACCTCAACGTCGGCTACCTCGGCACCTAG